A region of Astyanax mexicanus isolate ESR-SI-001 chromosome 23, AstMex3_surface, whole genome shotgun sequence DNA encodes the following proteins:
- the ttc17 gene encoding tetratricopeptide repeat protein 17 isoform X1, producing the protein MLGRGMEGKEKMAARSCSGVTARTRPAGFTRHTAPVTRHTAAATTALTPHTAGLLLLCAMLTQPARATTHWVVTEDGKIQQQVDSPLNLKHPHHLVLFMQQETRVNYLKNLEKQLVAQKIHIEENEDRDTGLEQRHYKEDPDCVTAKVPLGDLDLYDGTFISLESKGINPEDYVDSVLPLPSDLEKPDCAEILELPYSIHAFQHLRGVQERANLTSPLLSKDDPIFASLSHKLGQRVDEVGHRIQQGLLRNSSSWVLYDLASFYWRMKNEPRRAVDCVVRALHFSPRQHKDVALVNMANILHRAHFSADAAILAHAALDLTTDLLTSHYTLGNIYAMLGEYNHSVLCYEQALQAQPGFEQALRRKHAVLCQQKLEQRLEAQHRSLQRTLNELKEYQKQHDHYLRQQSTLDKHKLIQEEQILRNIIHETQMAKEAQLGNHQMCHLGQQNSLFCPFDLPVRYHRGDLFENVHYIQFGEEVSVASSVAMVSELMVNESRSSQLFSSVSGEEEPAAHWGKDSASSDEEPHSVLWPRRSECAQRFPSIPPSTQLPTFFLPPESQGFRTQSSLYGIRSPPGSLRPPDCGSKPQLSAGDPLSSASAATEGKQLPDQQATQVLLRRSGGWSLEQTGALITHAMEKMSVPRWLLQNEAGLFWRAQGNGTRALQCLRQALHSAPPQHRGIPLVNTANLLLHHGLRREAQTLLQQALELNTSEPHTVLSMVNVQLTRGNLTGALALFRHALSLSAGCSQCRASLPLLRCLQFYPFLYNLQHQPCQQGSGCDKEVEEEVEVEDWEAGAEGKQHTVSGDAMPGSTLEDSLLFEKVVVDSNGSGEVGQQERGGEEKRAGLEGEEDWRLREELIGALDMSGKRGDLRGIRVLKNDGVMGAKSGGPCFGNCEEDDGAEWITFQVKRMRKPKSDSAEGWAGDEDFPQTESLPGHSSILEISGPTIPSPGPSGRWRDYSSLGWPGPEECQRTRRVDLTTVASTWLAVSAKNIDITEHIDFATPLQEPAVEPVCNANLPASMHTLDHLGGVANRGSIHYTGESQLKEVLQNLGKDNFSPQSFEQVGTRIAKVLEKNQTSWVLSSMAALYWRVKGQGKKAVDCLRQALNYAPHHMKDVPLISLANIFQNARLWGDALIVARMAVEIAPHFVVNHFTLANVYIAMEEFEKAMRWYESTLKLQPEFGPAKDRLRTIQCYLLTKRDRRTP; encoded by the exons ATGTTAGGGAGAGGGATGGAGGGGAAGGAAAAAATGGCAGCGCGGAGCTGCAGCGGAGTCACAGCGCGGACCCGGCCCGCCGGCTTCACCCGCCACACAGCCCCCGTCACCCGGCACACCGCCGCCGCCACCACCGCGCTCACCCCCCACACCGCCGGCCTGCTGCTGCTCTGCGCCATGCTGACCCAGCCCGCCCGGGCCACCACTCACTGGGTCGTTACTGAGGACGGGAAGATCCAGCAGCAG GTGGATTCTCCGCTGAACCTGAAACATCCTCATCACTTAGTTCTGTTCATGCAGCAGGAGACCCGGGTCAACTACCTCAAGAACCTAGAG AAGCAGCTGGTGGCTCAGAAGATCCATATCGAGGAGAACGAGGACCGGGACACCGGATTAGAACAGCGGCACTATAAAGAGGATCCGGACTGCGTGACGGCGAAGGTTCCGCTGGGGGATCTGGATCTGTACGATGGAACCTTCATATCTCTGGAGAGCAAAGGCATCAA TCCTGAAGATTATGTGGATTCGGTGCTGCCGCTGCCCTCAGATCTGGAGAAACCGGACTGTGCAGAAATTCTGGAGCTTCCTTACAGCATCCACGCGTTCCAGCACCTACGG GGAGTTCAGGAAAGAGCAAATCTCACCTCTCCTTTACTGTCTAAAGACGACCCGATATTCGCTTCTCTATCCCATAAGCTGGGTCAGCGCGTGGACGAGGTCGGGCACAGGATACAGCAGGGTCTGCTGAGG AACTCCTCCTCCTGGGTTCTGTATGATCTGGCCTCGTTTTACTGGCGGATGAAGAACGAGCCGAGGAGAGCGGTGGACTGTGTGGTCAGAGCTCTGCACTTCTCTCCCAG GCAGCATAAGGATGTAGCTCTGGTGAACATGGCGAAtattctgcacagagctcacttcTCCGCCGACGCCGCCATCCTGGCCCACGCTGCCCTGGACCTCACCACGGACCTGCTCACCAGCCACTACACCCTCGGCAACATCTACGCT atgcTGGGGGAATATAATCACTCGGTGCTGTGTTATGAGCAGGCTCTGCAGGCTCAGCCGGGGTTCGAGCAGGCTCTGCGCCGGAAACATGCGGTTCTGTGCCAACAGAAACTGGAGCAGCGCCTGGAGGCTCAGCACCG gtcTCTGCAGCGCACTCTGAATGAACTGAAGGAGTATCAGAAGCAGCATGATCACTACCTGCGGCAGCAGAGCACTCTGGATAAACACAAGCTGATCCAGGAGGAGCAGATCCTCAGAAACATCATCCACGAGACCCAGATGGCCAAAGAGGCTCAACTCG gaAATCACCAGATGTGTCACCTGGGTCAACAGAACAGCCTGTTCTGCCCGTTCGACCTTCCCGTCCGCTACCACCGGGGGGACCTGTTCGAGAACGTGCACTACATCCAG tttggaGAGGAGGTGTCGGTGGCGAGCAGTGTGGCGATGGTGTCGGAGCTGATGGTGAACGAGAGCCGGAGTTCTCAGCTGTTCTCCTCCGTCTCTGGAGAGGAGGAGCCAGCGGCGCACTGGGGCAAAGACTCCGCCTCCTCCGATGAG gaGCCTCACAGCGTTTTGTGGCCCAGAAGATCAGAATGTGCCCAGCGATTCCCCTCTATACCCCCCTCCACCCAACTACCCACCTTCTTCCTCCCCCCAGAGAGCCAGGGcttcag gaCTCAGAGCAGCCTGTACGGGATCCGGAGCCCCCCGGGGTCCCTGCGGCCCCCAGACTGCGGCTCCAAACCTCAGCTCTCAGCCGGAGACCCCCTGTCCTCCGCCAGCGCCGCCACCGAGGGAAAACAGCTGCCCGACCAGCAGGCCACTCAG gtGCTGCTGAGGCGGAGTGGTGGGTGGAGTTTGGAGCAGACTGGAGCTTTAATAACTCATGCGATGGAGAAG ATGAGTGTGCCGCGCTGGTTGCTGCAGAATGAGGCGGGTCTGTTCTGGCGGGCTCAGGGTAACGGTACTCGGGCTCTGCAGTGTTTGCGTCAGGCTCTGCACTCTGCGCCGCCGCAGCACCGCGGCATCCCGCTGGTGAACACCGCCAACCTGCTGCTGCACCACGGCTTACGCCGCGAGGCCCAGACCCTCCTGCAGCAAGCCCTGGAGCTCAACACCTCCGAG cccCACACCGTGCTGAGTATGGTGAATGTGCAGCTGACTCGGGGGAACCTGACGGGGGCGCTGGCGCTGTTCCGGCATGCCCTGTCTCTGAGTGCCGGCTGCAGCCAGTGCCGTGCCAGCCTGCCACTCCTGCGCTGCCTGCAGTTCTACCCCTTCCTCTACAACCTGCAGCACCAGCCCTGCCAGC agGGTTCGGGCTGTGataaggaggtggaggaggaggtggaggtggaggactGGGAGGCGGGTGCTGAGGGGAAGCAGCACACCGTGAGCGGTGACGCTATGCCGGGCTCCACCCTGGAGGACTCACTACTGTTCGAGA AGGTGGTGGTGGACAGTAACGGTTCAGGTGAGGTGGGGCAGCAGGAGCGAGGCGGGGAGGAGAAGAGGGCGGGGCTGGAGGGGGAGGAGGACTGGAGGCTGAGAGAGGAGCTGATTGGAGCTCTGGATATGAGCGGGAAGCGAGGAGACCTGCGGGGGATCCGAGTCCTGAAGAACGATGGGGTGATGGGAGCTAAGAGCGGCGGGCCGTGTTTCGGTAACTGTGAGGAGGACGATGGAGCGGAGTGG ATCACATTTCAGGTGAAGCGAATGAGAAAGCCGAAGTCTGACTCTGCGGAGGGCTGGGCTGGAGACGAGGACTTTCCTCAGACTGAGTCTTTACCTGGACACTCCTCCATCCTGGAGATCAGCGGACCTACTATCCCCTCACCTGGACCTTCAG GGAGGTGGAGGGACTACAGCAGTCTGGGGTGGCCCGGCCCGGAGGAGTGCCAGCGCACGCGGCGGGTCGACCTGACCACCGTCGCCAGCACCTGGCTGGCAGTCTCCGCCAAGAATATAGA tataACGGAGCATATAGATTTTGCGACGCCGCTGCAGGAACCCGCTGTGGAGCCGGTGTGTAACGCTAACCTGCCCGCAAGTATGCATACATTAGACCACCTGGGGGGCGTGGCCAACCGCGGGAGTATCCACTACACAGGGGAGAGCCAGCTGAAAGAG GTGCTGCAGAACCTTGGGAAGGATAATTTCTCACCTCAGTCCTTCGAGCAGGTGGGCACACGCATCGCCAAGGTGCTGGAGAAG AATCAGACGTCGTGGGTTCTGTCCAGTATGGCGGCGCTGTACTGGAGGGTTAAAGGTCAGGGTAAGAAGGCGGTGGACTGTCTGCGGCAGGCTCTGAACTACGCTCCTCACCACATGAAG GACGTCCCGCTGATCAGCCTGGCTAACATCTTCCAGAACGCTCGTCTGTGGGGGGACGCGCTGATCGTCGCCCGCATGGCCGTGGAGATCGCCCCTCACTTCGTCGTCAATCATTTTACTCTGGCGAACGTTTACATAGCCATG
- the ttc17 gene encoding tetratricopeptide repeat protein 17 isoform X2, translating into MQQETRVNYLKNLEKQLVAQKIHIEENEDRDTGLEQRHYKEDPDCVTAKVPLGDLDLYDGTFISLESKGINPEDYVDSVLPLPSDLEKPDCAEILELPYSIHAFQHLRGVQERANLTSPLLSKDDPIFASLSHKLGQRVDEVGHRIQQGLLRNSSSWVLYDLASFYWRMKNEPRRAVDCVVRALHFSPRQHKDVALVNMANILHRAHFSADAAILAHAALDLTTDLLTSHYTLGNIYAMLGEYNHSVLCYEQALQAQPGFEQALRRKHAVLCQQKLEQRLEAQHRSLQRTLNELKEYQKQHDHYLRQQSTLDKHKLIQEEQILRNIIHETQMAKEAQLGNHQMCHLGQQNSLFCPFDLPVRYHRGDLFENVHYIQFGEEVSVASSVAMVSELMVNESRSSQLFSSVSGEEEPAAHWGKDSASSDEEPHSVLWPRRSECAQRFPSIPPSTQLPTFFLPPESQGFRTQSSLYGIRSPPGSLRPPDCGSKPQLSAGDPLSSASAATEGKQLPDQQATQVLLRRSGGWSLEQTGALITHAMEKMSVPRWLLQNEAGLFWRAQGNGTRALQCLRQALHSAPPQHRGIPLVNTANLLLHHGLRREAQTLLQQALELNTSEPHTVLSMVNVQLTRGNLTGALALFRHALSLSAGCSQCRASLPLLRCLQFYPFLYNLQHQPCQQGSGCDKEVEEEVEVEDWEAGAEGKQHTVSGDAMPGSTLEDSLLFEKVVVDSNGSGEVGQQERGGEEKRAGLEGEEDWRLREELIGALDMSGKRGDLRGIRVLKNDGVMGAKSGGPCFGNCEEDDGAEWITFQVKRMRKPKSDSAEGWAGDEDFPQTESLPGHSSILEISGPTIPSPGPSGRWRDYSSLGWPGPEECQRTRRVDLTTVASTWLAVSAKNIDITEHIDFATPLQEPAVEPVCNANLPASMHTLDHLGGVANRGSIHYTGESQLKEVLQNLGKDNFSPQSFEQVGTRIAKVLEKNQTSWVLSSMAALYWRVKGQGKKAVDCLRQALNYAPHHMKDVPLISLANIFQNARLWGDALIVARMAVEIAPHFVVNHFTLANVYIAMEEFEKAMRWYESTLKLQPEFGPAKDRLRTIQCYLLTKRDRRTP; encoded by the exons ATGCAGCAGGAGACCCGGGTCAACTACCTCAAGAACCTAGAG AAGCAGCTGGTGGCTCAGAAGATCCATATCGAGGAGAACGAGGACCGGGACACCGGATTAGAACAGCGGCACTATAAAGAGGATCCGGACTGCGTGACGGCGAAGGTTCCGCTGGGGGATCTGGATCTGTACGATGGAACCTTCATATCTCTGGAGAGCAAAGGCATCAA TCCTGAAGATTATGTGGATTCGGTGCTGCCGCTGCCCTCAGATCTGGAGAAACCGGACTGTGCAGAAATTCTGGAGCTTCCTTACAGCATCCACGCGTTCCAGCACCTACGG GGAGTTCAGGAAAGAGCAAATCTCACCTCTCCTTTACTGTCTAAAGACGACCCGATATTCGCTTCTCTATCCCATAAGCTGGGTCAGCGCGTGGACGAGGTCGGGCACAGGATACAGCAGGGTCTGCTGAGG AACTCCTCCTCCTGGGTTCTGTATGATCTGGCCTCGTTTTACTGGCGGATGAAGAACGAGCCGAGGAGAGCGGTGGACTGTGTGGTCAGAGCTCTGCACTTCTCTCCCAG GCAGCATAAGGATGTAGCTCTGGTGAACATGGCGAAtattctgcacagagctcacttcTCCGCCGACGCCGCCATCCTGGCCCACGCTGCCCTGGACCTCACCACGGACCTGCTCACCAGCCACTACACCCTCGGCAACATCTACGCT atgcTGGGGGAATATAATCACTCGGTGCTGTGTTATGAGCAGGCTCTGCAGGCTCAGCCGGGGTTCGAGCAGGCTCTGCGCCGGAAACATGCGGTTCTGTGCCAACAGAAACTGGAGCAGCGCCTGGAGGCTCAGCACCG gtcTCTGCAGCGCACTCTGAATGAACTGAAGGAGTATCAGAAGCAGCATGATCACTACCTGCGGCAGCAGAGCACTCTGGATAAACACAAGCTGATCCAGGAGGAGCAGATCCTCAGAAACATCATCCACGAGACCCAGATGGCCAAAGAGGCTCAACTCG gaAATCACCAGATGTGTCACCTGGGTCAACAGAACAGCCTGTTCTGCCCGTTCGACCTTCCCGTCCGCTACCACCGGGGGGACCTGTTCGAGAACGTGCACTACATCCAG tttggaGAGGAGGTGTCGGTGGCGAGCAGTGTGGCGATGGTGTCGGAGCTGATGGTGAACGAGAGCCGGAGTTCTCAGCTGTTCTCCTCCGTCTCTGGAGAGGAGGAGCCAGCGGCGCACTGGGGCAAAGACTCCGCCTCCTCCGATGAG gaGCCTCACAGCGTTTTGTGGCCCAGAAGATCAGAATGTGCCCAGCGATTCCCCTCTATACCCCCCTCCACCCAACTACCCACCTTCTTCCTCCCCCCAGAGAGCCAGGGcttcag gaCTCAGAGCAGCCTGTACGGGATCCGGAGCCCCCCGGGGTCCCTGCGGCCCCCAGACTGCGGCTCCAAACCTCAGCTCTCAGCCGGAGACCCCCTGTCCTCCGCCAGCGCCGCCACCGAGGGAAAACAGCTGCCCGACCAGCAGGCCACTCAG gtGCTGCTGAGGCGGAGTGGTGGGTGGAGTTTGGAGCAGACTGGAGCTTTAATAACTCATGCGATGGAGAAG ATGAGTGTGCCGCGCTGGTTGCTGCAGAATGAGGCGGGTCTGTTCTGGCGGGCTCAGGGTAACGGTACTCGGGCTCTGCAGTGTTTGCGTCAGGCTCTGCACTCTGCGCCGCCGCAGCACCGCGGCATCCCGCTGGTGAACACCGCCAACCTGCTGCTGCACCACGGCTTACGCCGCGAGGCCCAGACCCTCCTGCAGCAAGCCCTGGAGCTCAACACCTCCGAG cccCACACCGTGCTGAGTATGGTGAATGTGCAGCTGACTCGGGGGAACCTGACGGGGGCGCTGGCGCTGTTCCGGCATGCCCTGTCTCTGAGTGCCGGCTGCAGCCAGTGCCGTGCCAGCCTGCCACTCCTGCGCTGCCTGCAGTTCTACCCCTTCCTCTACAACCTGCAGCACCAGCCCTGCCAGC agGGTTCGGGCTGTGataaggaggtggaggaggaggtggaggtggaggactGGGAGGCGGGTGCTGAGGGGAAGCAGCACACCGTGAGCGGTGACGCTATGCCGGGCTCCACCCTGGAGGACTCACTACTGTTCGAGA AGGTGGTGGTGGACAGTAACGGTTCAGGTGAGGTGGGGCAGCAGGAGCGAGGCGGGGAGGAGAAGAGGGCGGGGCTGGAGGGGGAGGAGGACTGGAGGCTGAGAGAGGAGCTGATTGGAGCTCTGGATATGAGCGGGAAGCGAGGAGACCTGCGGGGGATCCGAGTCCTGAAGAACGATGGGGTGATGGGAGCTAAGAGCGGCGGGCCGTGTTTCGGTAACTGTGAGGAGGACGATGGAGCGGAGTGG ATCACATTTCAGGTGAAGCGAATGAGAAAGCCGAAGTCTGACTCTGCGGAGGGCTGGGCTGGAGACGAGGACTTTCCTCAGACTGAGTCTTTACCTGGACACTCCTCCATCCTGGAGATCAGCGGACCTACTATCCCCTCACCTGGACCTTCAG GGAGGTGGAGGGACTACAGCAGTCTGGGGTGGCCCGGCCCGGAGGAGTGCCAGCGCACGCGGCGGGTCGACCTGACCACCGTCGCCAGCACCTGGCTGGCAGTCTCCGCCAAGAATATAGA tataACGGAGCATATAGATTTTGCGACGCCGCTGCAGGAACCCGCTGTGGAGCCGGTGTGTAACGCTAACCTGCCCGCAAGTATGCATACATTAGACCACCTGGGGGGCGTGGCCAACCGCGGGAGTATCCACTACACAGGGGAGAGCCAGCTGAAAGAG GTGCTGCAGAACCTTGGGAAGGATAATTTCTCACCTCAGTCCTTCGAGCAGGTGGGCACACGCATCGCCAAGGTGCTGGAGAAG AATCAGACGTCGTGGGTTCTGTCCAGTATGGCGGCGCTGTACTGGAGGGTTAAAGGTCAGGGTAAGAAGGCGGTGGACTGTCTGCGGCAGGCTCTGAACTACGCTCCTCACCACATGAAG GACGTCCCGCTGATCAGCCTGGCTAACATCTTCCAGAACGCTCGTCTGTGGGGGGACGCGCTGATCGTCGCCCGCATGGCCGTGGAGATCGCCCCTCACTTCGTCGTCAATCATTTTACTCTGGCGAACGTTTACATAGCCATG